One genomic segment of Occultella kanbiaonis includes these proteins:
- a CDS encoding FKBP-type peptidyl-prolyl cis-trans isomerase produces MTSLPTATGSFGDKPALSFPENAAPADLAVQVISQGDGALVEAGQTIDVNYLGQIWGGGIFDNSYDRGSSIQFPIGVGAVIAGWDNSLVGQPIGSRVLVSIPPHEGYGPNGMPRAGIKGTDTLVFVVDIIGAS; encoded by the coding sequence ATGACTTCCCTGCCCACGGCTACTGGTTCGTTCGGCGACAAGCCGGCACTGAGCTTCCCCGAGAACGCGGCGCCCGCCGATCTGGCCGTCCAGGTCATCAGCCAGGGTGACGGCGCTCTCGTCGAGGCCGGTCAGACGATCGACGTCAACTACCTCGGCCAGATCTGGGGCGGCGGCATCTTCGACAACTCCTACGACCGCGGCTCCTCGATCCAGTTCCCGATCGGCGTCGGCGCCGTGATCGCCGGGTGGGACAACTCCCTCGTCGGCCAGCCGATCGGCTCCCGGGTGCTCGTCTCGATCCCCCCGCACGAGGGGTATGGCCCGAACGGCATGCCGCGCGCCGGAATCAAGGGCACCGACACCCTCGTGTTCGTCGTGGACATCATCGGCGCCTCCTGA